The region caccgtctatttgtaagggattttatttaggtcatacctgaacggtctagtggtttcttcaatttaagtctgaatttggcaataaggagttcatcatctgagccacagtcaactcccggtcttgtttttgctgactgtatagagctgtatattgtcaccctgcttatttaactgatatgcagagtacatcatgagaaacgctgggctggatgaagcacaagctagaattaagattgccaagTTTCCACTGCACCAACATTAAATTATCCACCTGACTTCTTTGCCTTTTAAATCTGGTCAATCCCAGACAGATCACTTAAGattgtcaataacctcagatatgcagatgataccacccttatggcagaaagtgaagaagaactaaagagcctcttgatgaaagtgaaagaggagagtgaaaaagttggcttaaaactcaacattcagaaaactaagatcatggcatctggtcccatcacttcatggcaaataggtggggaaacagtgcaaacagtgacatactttatttgggggggctcaaaaatcactgcagatggtgactgcagctatgaaattaaaagatgcttgctccttggaagaaaagttatgaccaacctagatagcatattaaaaagcagagacattattttgccaacaaagttccgtctagtcaaagctatggtttttccagcagtcatgtatggattagagctggactataaagaaagctgagtgccaaagaagtgatgctttttaactgtggtgttggagaagactcttgagagtcccttggactgcaaggagatccaaccagtccatcctaaaggaaatcagtcctgaatattcattggaaagactgatgctgaagctgaaactccaatactttggccacctgatgcaaagaactgactcactggaaaagaccctgatgctgggaaagactgaaggtaggaggagaagggtacaacagagggtgagatggttggatggcatcactgactcaatggacatgagtttgagtaaactccaggagttggtgatggacagagatgcctggtgtgctgcagtccatggggtcataaagagtcagacatgactgggcaactgaactgaactgaactgaatgaggataatggtgacctcctttaaaaggtcccatgcatgcactgcggCACTGAGTGCCCCCAACCTTGCAGCAGGCCACCgttgacccacgcctctgccagaggctcctggacactcacaggcaagtctggctcagtctcttgtggggtcactgctcctttctcctgggtcctggtctgcacaaggttttgtctgtgtcctccaagagtctgtttccccagtcctgtgtaagttctggcgacTCTATGCTGGGGTTAATGgaaacctcctccaagagggtttatgccatacccaggtctactgcacccagagcccctgcccttgcggcaggccactgctgacccgtacctcggcagaagacactcaaacacagttctggctcagcctctgtgaggtctctgggtcctggtgcacacaaggtttgtttgagccctccaagttTCTCTGGCGAGTATTGGGTTTGATTCTAAaagtgattttgcccctcctaccatcttgctggggcttctcctttgcccttggacatgggttatctttttttggtgggatccaacattctcctgtcctGCCTCATTTATAATCACCAAAATCCAAAAACAATGCAGATATCCTTCAACTGGcaaaaaaagagtaaagaagCTGTGACACACCTGTTTGATGAGATACTACTGAAGCAAAGAGAGGGAAACTCCTGATACGGGAAACaacctggatgaatctcaaatGGATTACATTGAGTGAATGAAACCAGACTCAGAAGGCCAtgattatatttatatgaaattctgaaAAAGGAGAAACTGTTGGGCTAGAAAACAATTCTGTATTTGCCAGGGGCTGCAAGTTGGGAGAGAAATGGACTACAAAAGTCCATGAGGGAATTTGGGGAGTGAGGGGAGGGTGGATGGAGCTAGTCTAAATCTTGGTTATGGCAGTGATTACAGAACTGTatgtttgtcaaaactcatacAACTGTGCACTAAAAAGGGTGAACTTTACTGTGTGTAAAGAAAAAAGTCCTATCAAGGTTTCCAAGTTTCCACTGCACCAAGATTAAATTATCCACCTGACTTCTTTGCCTTGTAAATCTGGTCAGTCCCAGGCAGATCACTTGACTGCTCATGCCACACCTGCGGCGATCAGCAGTGTTCCCTCACCCGCCTACCAGCATTCCACAGACTTTCAGGCTTCCGTGCTTTTTTTGCACTCTTTGCCCCTCACAGCAATGCCTCGCCTTCTGCCGTCCAAACCCGCTAAGTGGCACGTCCTACTCAACACCGCGGTCCTCACTGAACTCTCAGTGCTCTGAGTTTGTGCTACACAATGTCGGGAGGCCCCTCTCTCAGCGCGTTCGCTGGTGTCTGATGAGTTACTCTGATTTCCGTTTCCTTGTCAGCACACTCTCAGGATGCAGCCTCACTCTCCTCCACGCCCATGGCTCAAAATAATGCGCACGGGGCCTAGCCCTCACTAGTGCACCTTCGACGCAAGAAGAGTGACTGCCGAGCTCCGGAAGGAGGTGAGATCTGAGCTTGAATCTGCGTCTGGAAGGGCTCAAGAGGCACCTTCGAGAGAGCTCAGGCCATCAAAGACCAGGGCGAAGGAGAAAGCGGAAGGTGCGGAAGCCCGGAGGGGTAAGGTGACCACCCACAGCCCGATACCATCATGGCGCCCCGCTCGTCCCCACGTACCTTGCCCTCGTAGGACCGCTCCGCCGCGCTCACCGACATGACTTGGATCAGCAGCAACAGGAAGAGGGGCACCAGGAAGCCGGCGGCGGGTACAGCAACCAAGATGCTGCACAGCAGCTAAGGAGCAGCGCCTCCGGGCAGACCTCCTTGGCCCCGGCCCTAGCATAACCCCGCCCACACGTAGCCCCGCCCACCAGCTCCCTGCCCACCCTGCTGCCTAGGGCCCGTGCCACCTCTAGCATTCTCCATCCTTGACTCTGCCAGCTCACCCCTTCACAGTTCCTCCTATCCCCACCCATCTCTCTGACCCTATCTGTCCTCACCTCGTCTCAGATCAGTCCTGTCAGGCGGCTTCACCGTCTAACCCTGCTCACCATTAACTCTGCCCCCCCCGGTGACCCCGCCCCTCTGTTGACAGCTCCTCGCCACCCTCACTGTTTGGTCGTGGGTCCCCACACCCCAGCGGATACGCGATGGCCTTGTCCATGGAGAAGGATAGGTGGGTCGTACGCACCAGGAAGATCAGGCAGGTGACCAGCATGGCACCCGAGTAGAGGCATAAGGACAGGACAAGCAGCATGAAGAAGCGGAAGTTGCGGTGACCGATGCAGTTATTGACCCACTTGCAGTGGTGGTCAAAGTCCTAGGCAAGAGGGAGAAGGCTCAGGCCTTGACCCAATCTCTGATCCAGGCTCCATCGCCCCCAAATCTTATGCACTCCCTCTAAACCACCTGCCCTTGACCTCATGAAGTGGCTCCCATTCCTAGGGAAAATCTAAGTCTCAAAGTCCTTAACCCTGCTGGCATTCCCCTGTTAGAGCACCGCAGGGCTCACAGAGCTACACGTCTTGTCAAGAGGCTTTGGAGACAGGACCTGCCTGGTCTTCTCTGGGACAAATCCTGGTGTAACTTCAGACAGGACATAGAATATCTCTGGgcatctgtttcctcatccacTGGGTGGGCCTAATAATAACACGATTGCCCAGCCAGTCTCCCAGGGTTGCAAGGACCAGTTAAGACAGCACATTGCTGAACTGTTGCAGACTGTGCACTCAGAACCCAGGAGACCAGGAGACCCTCTGTTCTAGACATTCAGAAGAGGCAGGATGTTCCCCTGGCTGGTCCTGCAGCCTGCCAAGGGCATTTGGACATCCAGTGCCATTGAGCCTGGGAAGAATAGCAGTGTCTGACCAGGCCCAGCATAGATGTGGATGCCCCTCTACAATGTTAGCACCAGTGCAGAAAGGGGCCAGTCTCCCGGAAAAGGTGCAGGCACAGAGGCAGTGACCTGCCTGAGTGATCAAGAGTGGCTGGGAATTACTGCCACCTTTGGTCTTTAACAGTCCCAGAAGTCATTTCACGCCCACCACTGGCCCCCATGTAAGTAGGCTTCCTGGTCCCAGACAGGTGCCGGGAGAGTAGGTGGGCAGGAGATAGGGGCACTTACCTCCACACAGATGTTGCACCAGGGACAGTGGTAGGTCCGGGGCGGGCGGTGGAAGCAGCACTTTTGGCACCACTGCAGGCGGAAGGCCCTGTGGTTCACCCATACCACATGTACCATCAGGGGCCCCTGTTCATTGGATCCTGGCATGGGAAGAGGATTGAGCAGCAGCCCGAGGCCCTTCCATCAGTCTGCTGCAGCAGAAGGGTGGAGGCGGGCAGCCCCACGACATCCCTGGGCTCAGGAAGCGTGGGGACCAGGTGGCAGGGGAATCCTTAGTCCCCACTGAGCAAGCTGGCCAAGCTTAGAGAGGCTGGTAGTCACAGGGAAAGTGGGTTTCCAGCCCAAGGAGTTCTTCGTGAACTCAGGCCTTTGGTACTATGACCGACGCTTTACGGAATTTGTGTggtagggaggaggaagagaaaaatcagCGGTTGTGAACAGCTGGCTTCTCTCCCAAGAAACTTCTGCCCTGGCCCTACCCTCCAAGGAAACTGGAAAACCTCCAAGATTCTGTGTTTGTCACACCTCCATGGCTCAAGAAATGAAGTGGCAGATGCGGGGCCTGAGCAAATGAGGACGTGGGGCGAAGGAGCCCTAAGGCcccagtggtggtggggggagatgggaggagcaCTTTAGGGATCACCCCTGCAGGCAGGCGCCCCAGGGAGCCAATGTCTCACCTTGATGCAAGATGCCCGGGTCTGAGAAGTTGAGTGAAATGAGACTGAAGAAGGTGAGGATAAAGAGGAGGCCTGCGATGATGGGAAAGGCCCATTGCCCATTCTGGGCCAGCCACCTGCAGCTGAAACAAGAGCAGGACTCAGCCCTGAAGCTCCAGTTCACCTAGTCAGCACCCACAGACCATGAACCCTGCTCTAAATATCCAGGCTTGTGACAGATCCATAGAGACTCCACCAGTCACCCTGTATTACCAACCACCTGCAGCTCCCAAATGCACCAAGCCCTCTATACCTCTAATAGCATTCAGTTCCCTTTGCCTAGAACATCCTGCCTTCCTGACCCCTTTTCTGCACTCCCCCTGCCTCCGTACTATCATTATCTGCTTTCCTTTCTGTTGCTCTGTAAGAAACCAGATAGCTTGTGTGGGAGACTTACGGAAATGCGAAGAAGAGGCCACTGAAAATGACCAGCAGCACCACGTTGAAGGCGGCAAATAAGCTTGGGAGGACCCAGGGGAGCGGGGCCTGAGGTGAGGGGTGGGGCTCCTTCATGAGCGGCATGTCATCCTTCAAGAGCGGCATGGCTGGACCTCCTGTGCCCCCAGGGGAGATGAGAGTCAGCAGGCTCCCTTCCCACTGCTGGCTCTGGGAGCCCCATGGCCACAGCAGCCTTAGAAGCCACAGCCCAGTGTGGAAGAAAAGGAGTCCCAGTGTGACATCACAGAGGCTGAGGAGAATGGGGCTAGCGGCTCTCCAGCGCAACTGTCTGCAGCCAGTGAGCATCACTCCTGACAACAAACCACATCCCTGCTTGTGCTGGGGACTGAAGGGTCCTGTCCCTGCAAGGTTGGCTTCAAGACCACGTGAGATTAGAGAAACGTGGGGAGAAGATGGGTGATGCTGCTCACCCTTTCAGGATCAGTGCTCATCAGAGGAAACAGTGTTCATCGTTCTGTCTCCATCTGTTCCTTTTTTGTTATTACAAAATCTCACTTTGGGAGAGGAGGCAGCTAAATCTTCCCTTGTTTCCAGGGTTGGCTTCATGACACAAGTCTGGTCAATGAGACAGAGTAGATGTTGCAGGGTTTCTGGAAAGGCTTTTGCTTTCCTGATTAAAGGGGGGGAAAGACACGGTGCAGTTTTGCCCCTTTCTTCCTGTTTTGAACCTAGATGTGCTGGCTGGGTCCACCTCAACCCATAAGGCAATAAGTCAACACGGGGCACAGACAGAGTGATAGTAATGACATTGAGTCACTGCCCCAAGCCTTGAACTACCTCACTTTGAGCTGCTTATTATGTGAGGAAATGACTGGGTTTTCTGTTACATACAAGTGATACTTGCCATTTGCTTTAGCCACTGAGCATCAGAACCTGCCTGTGTTTGGAGGATTCCCTGAGCTGCAAGTCTTGATGAAGGCAAAGACTGTTTCTCCAGCCCAGCTGGACCTGAAAATGCCAGACAGCCACATTTGAAACTTTTCTTGCAGCTAGCACACAGGCCTGCGGCTTGGGTGCCTCAGATTAGCCTCAGAACcgaggctgctgctactgctaagtcgtttcagtcgtgtccgactctgtgcgaccccataggcagcagcccaccaggctccgccgtccctgggctACCACCAACCAACTGAGGAGGCCACTGAGATGAAgtcactgtctttttaaaatttagaccATGACCTCTGTTTAGAACCCTCCAATTGTTCCCAGCCCCCTCAGAGTAAAGTCCAAAGTTCTTGCCAAGGCTTACAAGGCCGTTTCTGGTCTTTCCCCACTGACTCTGACCTCATTTCTCAACACTCAGCCCCTTACTCACTCCACACCAGCCAGGCACTCAGCACTCCTTGCTGTTCCTCAAACACACCTGGTATATTCCAGTCCTGGGTTCTTCACActaactcttctctttccctggaATTCTCTGCCACATATATTCTCAGGGCTTGCTCCCACACTTCATTGTGTTCTTTGCTCCATAACTTGATCTTTTGTATCTCCTTAAATTActtatgaaattaaatattttatatatccaTAGATCATTTTATTGTAGCTTTGTGAATTGCCTTTGTATACctttttcttgtttatatttcaaatgtggagtatttttatctgttttttattgtggtaaatatACATATGTTATTATAAACCATCAGTACTATCcactccagaactttttcatcatcccaggaGGAAACTCTTtaccattaaacaataactcctcaCTCCACCTCCCCCCAGTTCACGGTAACCACTGTTTTActgtctgtctctatgaattcGACTATTTCTCACAAAAGTGGAATCATACATCTGTCCTTTTGACTCTTCcttattccacttagcataaGGTCCTCAAGATTCATCCTTGAGCTTTAGCAGTCCTAGAAGTTGGTATGTTGCAACATGTATTggaatttttttgctttttaagactGAACAATATTTAATTGTATGCATATGccgcattttgtttattcattcatctgctgatagacatttagACTGTTTCCACCTTCTGGCCATTGTggataatgttgctatgaacatgggtgcaCAAATGTTTACTCAAGTTCCTGCTTTTCagtcttttgggtatatatccagaagtggaatttccgGGTCATacggtaattctatgtttagtgttttgaggaactgCTGTAGTATTTTCTATTACAGCTGCATTGTTTTACATTCCTGCTAACAATGGACAAGGActccaatttcttcacatccatGCTAacgctttttgttttcttctatttctgtttgtcttttgtAATATCTATCCTAATAGGTATaaaatgatatctcactgtgattttgatggAAGTGTTGggtttttctttcagatttgcAGGAGCTCTTTTATCTTAAAAAGTCTAGCTGTGTTTATTACAAATATGTTCCCAatttattgtcttttaattttgcctGCAATGTTTAGTgtaaagtttttgttgtttttatgtaATCAAATCTATGGATCATTTCCTTAGCGTTATCTTACCTTATTTTCCCTTCTTCTacctgatatttatatttcttgttttctttttcatttaactcTTAAGCCCATCTGAAAGTAATGTCAGGGTAAGATTCTAGGTGAAGGTCTAATCGTGTTTTTTCCCCGCATCATTATAATCAATTGTTCCAGCATCATTTATGGAATAAATGTTCCTTTCCCTCTATGACAGATACTAAGTTCTTCATACATACTAAGATGTGCAGGTAACTCTGTGAGGTGCCTCCCAGAACCCTCTCAGGAATGAAGAGCTTACTCCCCCAACACTAGAAAACTTCCTCAGCTTCGGAGATTGCCTCCCCTAAAGAAAATTGTCTCACCCAGGGTCCCACCTCTTTTCAGGGACAGCTTGCATCCACGGAGTGGTCCAACATGAGGATATAAAGGTCCAGATGCTTTTCCAGTGGAAGACAATTCTGAGGAGCCATCCTAGCCCCCGTGTGACCTTGGAGGAGGCTGAGGCCCTTACCGCAGATCAGCATCTCCCTCTGCTCAgccttgcttccttcctttccttctttccctctcctttcaCAGGTGTTGGTCCCCAAATCACTCCCTGATAAACACTCTATGTCTAATCTTTAGAGTTTGTGgactttttgtttcattgatttactGAATTCAGCACCATGTATTTTGATGTTTGTAGTTTTAGGATCCGGGAGACTTTTTGCATTCTTAGTTGTCATCATTTGACTCTCTAAACTTATAAGTTGTATAGTAAATGAAAACATCAGAACACAGAAATATTCACTAATGAATGAGAAATGAGGCCCCACTCAAACATCACCTATCATTTAATACTAGCATCTTCCTTTTCCATCTCAGTTGTAACACAAAACAATGCCAAGTTCAAGTACAATGATAACTTATTGCAAAGTGACATTTAAAATCTTGCAAAAGAAGAATTTTATGACGTTGATTGAAGTTATATTAGAatacaacttttaaatttttaattaaatttatttcattgcgGTAACATTGGTTTTAACATTATATAGGTTTCATGCGTAGGACATTGTATTTCCACTTCTGTATACACTAcaacaggtttcccaggtggctcagtggtaaagaatccacctgccaatacaggagacatgagttcaatccctgggtcgggaagattccctggagaaggaaatggcaacccactccagtatttttgcctgggaaatgccatggacagaggagcctggtagg is a window of Ovis aries strain OAR_USU_Benz2616 breed Rambouillet chromosome 1, ARS-UI_Ramb_v3.0, whole genome shotgun sequence DNA encoding:
- the ZDHHC19 gene encoding palmitoyltransferase ZDHHC19, giving the protein MPLLKDDMPLMKEPHPSPQAPLPWVLPSLFAAFNVVLLVIFSGLFFAFPCRWLAQNGQWAFPIIAGLLFILTFFSLISLNFSDPGILHQGSNEQGPLMVHVVWVNHRAFRLQWCQKCCFHRPPRTYHCPWCNICVEDFDHHCKWVNNCIGHRNFRFFMLLVLSLCLYSGAMLVTCLIFLVRTTHLSFSMDKAIAYPLGCGDPRPNSEGGEELSTEGRGHRGGQS